TAAATGTATTATGAAATTATCACCTAATCTAAAAGTTTACAATGAGGTCTTGGAGAATCAGGATAAGATCCCAGTGCAAATCCTGCCAGCGTTGTCTCGCTACAAGTTAAAACTTGCAGCTGagatgaaatcattgcAGGAAGTAAACAAAATGAATTTATTTCAGGAGTTTGTCGATTTTGAAACacattttgaagaggatgataccaagaaagatcCGATCGTTAGCGAGTTAACCAGTAAAGATGTTAAGAAACTTGTTGCTAAGAATGTTGACTATAACGACTCTGAAGATGGTAATAATAGTAGttgtgaagaagatgatgatgatgaggatagTTACGATCCCTTATCAAACTCGAAATCTTCTAGCAATAGTAAGTGGCCTCCAAAACTACCACAAATCAAAGATCCTGCGATTCGAGCCAGGGTATTCATACATAAATCTACAATCAAGGATAAGTTATATCTGACAGAGCCCGAAATGATCAATGCGCATAATGAAAGGCTAGAATTCCTCGGTGATTCGGTACTAAATACAGTGATGACCATGATTATCTACAATAAATTCCCACGGTTCACAGAAGGACAGTTATCTAAACTGAGAATGGGATTGGTGAGTAACGAGCGTATCAAGACGTGGTCCTTCTTGTATGATTTCGATAagcatttgaagacgaACTTCGATGTCACTAAAGATAATGCATGCTTCCAGCAGGGAAAACGTAAGTTATACGCCGATGTCTTCGAAGCTTATATAGGAGGActaattgaagatgatccTAAACACAATATGCCAAAAGTGAGGAAATGGTTGAGTAAACTTGCAAAGCCGATTATCGAAGAAGCCACACAATCGGATGTGGACTTGGAGTCTACAATTAATGTTGATCTGAATGCCAAGCGGCAGTTATACTCATTGATCGGATATGCAGCATTAAACTTGCATTATGTCACCGTTAAAAGACCTACTGCAGATGAACCTAATACT
This DNA window, taken from Torulaspora delbrueckii CBS 1146 chromosome 2, complete genome, encodes the following:
- the RNT1 gene encoding ribonuclease III (similar to Saccharomyces cerevisiae RNT1 (YMR239C); ancestral locus Anc_8.779), whose amino-acid sequence is MDKKRKHGDQEVPLSSKKSRSEAGSAPSGGRRKRKEKTATSYQYSQVIQLEHAVTKLLESYKCIMKLSPNLKVYNEVLENQDKIPVQILPALSRYKLKLAAEMKSLQEVNKMNLFQEFVDFETHFEEDDTKKDPIVSELTSKDVKKLVAKNVDYNDSEDGNNSSCEEDDDDEDSYDPLSNSKSSSNSKWPPKLPQIKDPAIRARVFIHKSTIKDKLYLTEPEMINAHNERLEFLGDSVLNTVMTMIIYNKFPRFTEGQLSKLRMGLVSNERIKTWSFLYDFDKHLKTNFDVTKDNACFQQGKRKLYADVFEAYIGGLIEDDPKHNMPKVRKWLSKLAKPIIEEATQSDVDLESTINVDLNAKRQLYSLIGYAALNLHYVTVKRPTADEPNTVVECRVGDGTTLGAGAGRNVKIAGLRAAQNVLQNKPVLEKYASLRAAIPRTESVVKKEEMFKNKKNNSNDSKPSSGGAIKLNSKGEFFVE